A region from the Brevibacterium paucivorans genome encodes:
- a CDS encoding sodium-dependent transporter, whose product MKQETSSQPRQVFNSQSAFIMAAVGSAVGLGNIWRFPYVAYENGGGAFILPYLIALLTVGIPFLFLDYSIGHKFRSSSPLNFRLLNRGTEPIGWVHVGIAFVIAIYYAVIIAWAICYTFFSINQTWGDDAETFFGSTFLQQSTEATFSLQPVTGVLLPLIAVWVITLFILVGGVQNGIARVSKIFLPVLMVLFLALVVRSLMLPGAAEGLDAFFTPNFSALTDPHVWIATYGQIFFSLSVAFGIMITYASYLKPRTNLTGSGMVVGFANSSFEILAGIGVFAALGFMAHQTGTPVSDAVAGGPGLAFVAFPSLISQMPGGSIFGILFFLSLVFAGLTSLISLVQVVTAAVADKLGISPKTSTIVFGGVMAVASCVLYPTVTGMSVLDVVDAFVNNLGIVGIALVVLICLAWVIRALPMLRDHLNKVSSFKVGWVWMALLGVVIPLVLGYMFISSTYDMATNGYGEYPGWFVGVFGWGMVAGLVVFAVVLSLIPWRKGTVEAARAHHDEAQKEISSADNQGDPA is encoded by the coding sequence ATGAAACAAGAAACTTCCTCTCAGCCACGCCAGGTGTTTAATTCACAGTCGGCGTTCATCATGGCTGCGGTTGGATCGGCCGTAGGGTTGGGAAACATTTGGCGCTTCCCCTACGTCGCATATGAAAACGGTGGCGGCGCGTTTATTCTGCCCTATTTGATTGCGCTCCTCACCGTGGGAATCCCGTTTTTGTTCTTGGACTATTCGATCGGCCACAAGTTCCGTTCGTCCTCACCTCTGAACTTTCGTCTTTTGAATCGCGGAACCGAGCCGATCGGTTGGGTTCACGTGGGAATCGCTTTTGTGATTGCCATTTATTACGCAGTCATTATTGCATGGGCAATCTGCTACACCTTCTTTTCTATCAACCAGACCTGGGGCGACGACGCGGAAACGTTCTTTGGCTCCACGTTCCTTCAACAGTCGACGGAGGCCACGTTTAGTCTGCAACCGGTGACGGGGGTTTTGTTGCCGCTCATTGCAGTATGGGTCATTACCCTTTTCATCCTTGTGGGTGGTGTGCAAAACGGAATTGCGCGTGTGAGCAAGATTTTCTTGCCCGTCCTGATGGTGCTGTTTTTAGCACTGGTGGTTCGCTCTCTTATGCTGCCTGGGGCAGCTGAAGGACTCGACGCGTTCTTTACCCCAAACTTCAGCGCACTGACGGACCCCCATGTGTGGATTGCCACGTACGGTCAGATCTTCTTTTCACTATCAGTGGCGTTTGGGATCATGATCACCTACGCGTCGTACCTCAAACCGCGCACGAACCTCACCGGCTCTGGGATGGTCGTTGGATTCGCTAACTCCAGCTTTGAGATCTTGGCAGGAATTGGGGTGTTCGCGGCTCTGGGCTTCATGGCCCACCAGACGGGAACTCCTGTCAGCGACGCTGTTGCAGGTGGGCCGGGACTTGCGTTTGTTGCCTTCCCATCCCTCATTTCGCAAATGCCCGGCGGATCTATCTTCGGAATCTTGTTCTTCTTGTCCTTGGTGTTCGCCGGCCTGACATCCCTGATCTCGCTGGTTCAGGTCGTCACAGCGGCGGTTGCAGACAAACTTGGCATTTCACCCAAAACCTCAACCATTGTTTTTGGTGGTGTGATGGCGGTGGCGTCATGCGTCCTCTACCCCACAGTCACGGGTATGAGTGTGTTGGATGTGGTTGATGCGTTCGTCAACAACTTGGGCATCGTGGGAATTGCTTTGGTTGTTCTCATTTGCCTGGCATGGGTGATCCGCGCCCTGCCCATGTTGCGCGATCACCTCAACAAGGTCAGCAGCTTCAAAGTGGGCTGGGTCTGGATGGCCTTGCTAGGTGTTGTCATCCCACTCGTTTTGGGTTACATGTTCATTTCGTCCACATATGACATGGCCACTAACGGCTATGGCGAATACCCCGGATGGTTCGTGGGCGTGTTCGGCTGGGGCATGGTGGCTGGGCTCGTGGTTTTCGCAGTCGTCCTGTCGCTGATCCCATGGCGAAAGGGCACGGTTGAAGCAGCACGCGCGCACCACGATGAAGCTCAAAAAGAAATCAGTAGCGCAGACAATCAAGGAGACCCCGCATGA
- a CDS encoding MetS family NSS transporter small subunit, with protein MVLAIATLWGGLGAAIVHLMRHPDASGS; from the coding sequence ATGGTTCTGGCCATCGCTACTCTTTGGGGTGGCTTGGGAGCTGCGATCGTACATTTGATGAGACATCCAGACGCTTCTGGAAGCTGA
- a CDS encoding S-(hydroxymethyl)mycothiol dehydrogenase, protein MPTTVKGVVAKAKGQPVELVDIVIPDPGPGEVVVDIKSCGVCHTDFHYREGGIGDNYPYLLGHESAGVVAQVGEGVTNVEPGDFVVLNWRAICGECRACKRGEPWYCFDTHNATQKMALTDGTELEAALGIGSFADKTLVAAGQCTKVEETDPAVAGLLGCGVMAGLGAAINTGGVTRGKSVAVIGCGGVGAAAVAGARLAGASPIIALDFDDRKLQWAKDLGATHTINSSDLGEDDVVKAVQELTGGFGADVVIDAVGVPDTWRQAFYARDLAGTVVLVGVPTPEMELTVSLLDVFGRGGSLKSSWYGDCLPERDFPMYIDLFKQGRLPLDKFVSERITIDQVEDAFAKMGRGEVLRSVVINDSTN, encoded by the coding sequence GTGCCCACGACAGTTAAAGGCGTTGTTGCTAAAGCCAAAGGACAGCCGGTCGAACTCGTTGACATTGTGATTCCGGATCCCGGACCAGGCGAAGTCGTGGTCGACATAAAGTCGTGCGGTGTGTGCCACACGGACTTCCACTATCGCGAAGGCGGGATCGGCGACAACTACCCATACCTGTTGGGCCACGAGTCAGCAGGAGTCGTAGCCCAGGTAGGCGAAGGCGTTACAAATGTGGAGCCAGGCGACTTCGTTGTTCTCAACTGGCGCGCGATCTGTGGAGAATGCCGTGCGTGCAAGCGTGGCGAACCGTGGTACTGCTTCGACACCCACAACGCAACGCAGAAAATGGCGCTCACCGACGGAACTGAACTCGAAGCCGCCCTGGGGATCGGCAGTTTCGCAGACAAGACCTTGGTCGCCGCTGGCCAATGCACCAAAGTCGAAGAAACCGATCCGGCAGTCGCGGGTCTCTTGGGTTGCGGCGTCATGGCCGGCCTGGGAGCGGCCATTAACACCGGTGGAGTCACCCGCGGCAAATCGGTCGCAGTGATCGGTTGCGGAGGCGTGGGAGCAGCCGCTGTTGCAGGAGCACGTCTAGCCGGCGCCTCCCCCATCATCGCGCTCGACTTTGACGACCGGAAACTCCAGTGGGCAAAAGACCTGGGCGCCACTCACACGATCAACTCGAGCGACCTCGGCGAAGATGACGTAGTCAAGGCCGTTCAAGAACTCACAGGCGGCTTTGGTGCAGACGTCGTCATTGACGCGGTGGGCGTACCAGACACCTGGCGACAAGCGTTCTATGCCCGTGACCTCGCGGGAACTGTGGTTCTTGTGGGGGTTCCTACCCCTGAAATGGAACTCACCGTGTCGCTGCTCGACGTCTTTGGCCGAGGTGGTTCACTGAAGTCCAGCTGGTATGGCGACTGCCTACCTGAACGCGACTTCCCCATGTACATCGACCTTTTCAAACAAGGACGCCTGCCACTGGACAAATTCGTCTCTGAACGCATCACCATTGACCAAGTCGAAGACGCATTTGCCAAAATGGGACGCGGAGAAGTCCTACGATCGGTGGTTATCAATGACAGCACGAATTGA
- a CDS encoding MBL fold metallo-hydrolase, translating into MTARIERLITSGTFSLDGGTWDVDNNVWIVGDDAEVVVIDPAHDPELVSDKAGTRFCERILLTHGHDDHIRYALETKDALGGIPVCLNSEDSMLWDAVFPDVEPDENISAGNTFRIAGLELQALHTPGHSPGSTCFYIESGLTLAQLPNDLGQAVDQLRKELGENASTPVLLSGDTLFAGGPGATGRSYSSFDTIIDSIRSTLFELPDSTVVLTGHGDATTIGAERPHLSEWIARGH; encoded by the coding sequence ATGACAGCACGAATTGAACGCCTCATCACGTCCGGCACGTTTTCGCTTGACGGCGGAACGTGGGACGTGGACAACAATGTGTGGATTGTGGGGGATGACGCCGAGGTCGTTGTCATCGACCCTGCCCACGACCCTGAACTTGTGTCAGACAAGGCGGGAACCCGTTTTTGTGAACGTATTCTGCTCACGCATGGCCACGACGACCACATCCGCTACGCGCTTGAGACAAAGGACGCGCTGGGTGGAATCCCCGTATGCCTGAACTCGGAAGACTCCATGTTGTGGGACGCTGTCTTCCCCGATGTTGAGCCCGATGAAAACATCTCCGCTGGCAACACGTTCAGAATCGCCGGGCTCGAGTTACAAGCCCTGCACACTCCGGGCCACTCCCCCGGATCCACATGCTTCTACATCGAAAGTGGACTCACACTCGCCCAGTTGCCTAACGACCTCGGGCAGGCTGTAGACCAACTTCGCAAAGAGCTTGGTGAGAACGCCAGCACGCCGGTTCTGTTGTCCGGCGACACGCTGTTCGCTGGCGGCCCGGGAGCCACGGGACGTTCGTACTCGTCCTTTGACACCATCATTGATTCGATCCGTTCCACGCTGTTTGAGTTGCCGGACTCAACGGTGGTTCTGACAGGTCACGGCGACGCAACCACAATCGGTGCCGAACGCCCTCACCTGAGCGAATGGATCGCCCGCGGGCACTAA
- a CDS encoding Na+/H+ antiporter NhaC family protein encodes MVDQYPILTILPPVIAILSAIITRRVLVSLGLGVVLAALLVENFNPLGTLSQIWSAFAVIFWDSEAGRVNTDQVFNLIFLVVLGVITALVLMAGGTEAFSDWAVKHIKSRRGAKLLAAFLGIAIFIDDYFNALAVGQVARPVSDRFKVSRAKLAYIIDSTAAPVSVLAPFSSWGASIIGLMAPIIAAAAVAPNGVMGFLGAAAANYYAIGAIVAVFLVILFSLEAGPMRREERRALAKGEMFAKDAEIPGELSEDLPVYRPGALRSLIVPFVFLVAGVIGAMFVTGYMESGSANPMDMLASTLVPNSLLYGGIAGLIAAVFYYFRYTRNHDKFNAGTLFQGIAEGTKSMLPAIYILILAWMLGTVVEALGTGEYLGGLVENAGIPTQWLVPLMFVIAAAMAFATGTSWGSFGLLIPLAGDILLAVGATDMVIPALGAVLAGAVMGDHCSPISDTTILSSTGAGCEVVTHVQTQLPYALATAVAALLGYVSVALTHQVWVGMIVTLVVLIGLILAGVWRWTRLEKIHGFELDDEPMASETSEA; translated from the coding sequence GTGGTTGACCAGTATCCAATCCTCACGATCCTTCCGCCTGTCATCGCGATTCTCAGTGCAATCATCACACGGCGGGTCCTTGTAAGTCTCGGGTTGGGTGTGGTTCTCGCTGCTCTTCTCGTCGAGAACTTCAATCCGCTTGGCACGCTGTCACAAATTTGGTCAGCGTTCGCCGTTATCTTTTGGGACTCAGAAGCGGGTCGTGTGAACACCGACCAGGTGTTCAACTTGATCTTCTTGGTGGTCTTGGGCGTCATCACGGCTTTGGTGCTCATGGCCGGGGGTACCGAGGCGTTTTCGGACTGGGCAGTTAAACACATCAAATCGCGCCGTGGCGCAAAACTGCTCGCCGCGTTCTTAGGAATCGCCATCTTCATCGATGACTATTTCAACGCGTTGGCCGTGGGACAGGTCGCCCGCCCAGTATCTGACCGGTTCAAGGTTTCGCGCGCAAAACTCGCGTACATCATCGACTCGACTGCTGCGCCTGTTTCGGTCCTTGCACCGTTTTCCAGTTGGGGTGCGTCGATTATCGGTCTTATGGCGCCCATCATCGCGGCAGCCGCGGTAGCACCCAACGGTGTCATGGGCTTTTTGGGGGCTGCGGCCGCTAACTATTACGCAATCGGTGCGATTGTCGCGGTATTCCTGGTGATCCTGTTCAGCCTGGAAGCTGGCCCCATGCGACGTGAAGAGCGCAGGGCGTTGGCCAAGGGTGAAATGTTCGCAAAAGACGCCGAGATCCCCGGTGAGCTTTCCGAAGACCTCCCGGTCTACCGCCCCGGCGCTCTGCGTTCGTTGATCGTTCCGTTCGTGTTCTTGGTTGCTGGTGTTATTGGCGCCATGTTCGTGACCGGGTACATGGAAAGCGGAAGCGCCAACCCCATGGACATGCTGGCCTCAACCCTGGTGCCTAACTCGCTTCTCTACGGAGGCATTGCGGGTCTGATCGCTGCCGTGTTCTACTACTTCCGCTACACACGCAACCACGACAAGTTCAACGCTGGAACGTTGTTCCAAGGAATAGCCGAGGGCACCAAGTCCATGCTTCCGGCAATCTACATCTTGATCCTCGCGTGGATGTTGGGAACTGTGGTCGAAGCTTTGGGAACCGGTGAGTACCTGGGCGGGCTCGTTGAGAATGCGGGAATCCCAACCCAGTGGCTGGTTCCGCTCATGTTCGTCATTGCGGCAGCCATGGCATTTGCTACTGGAACGTCGTGGGGCTCATTTGGTCTGCTGATTCCACTTGCCGGTGACATCCTGTTGGCAGTGGGGGCAACCGACATGGTGATTCCTGCTTTGGGTGCCGTTCTTGCCGGTGCGGTCATGGGTGACCACTGCTCGCCTATTTCTGACACCACGATTTTGTCCTCCACGGGTGCCGGCTGTGAAGTGGTCACTCACGTGCAAACGCAGCTTCCATACGCCCTGGCAACGGCAGTGGCCGCACTGCTGGGTTATGTCTCCGTAGCACTCACTCACCAGGTGTGGGTAGGTATGATCGTCACACTCGTGGTTCTCATCGGCTTAATCCTGGCTGGCGTGTGGCGCTGGACGCGTTTGGAAAAGATCCACGGCTTCGAACTTGATGACGAACCTATGGCCTCCGAAACGAGCGAGGCATAG
- a CDS encoding sucrase ferredoxin — translation MTACSDFFDEPLPGTALEATLWVCVEFSHGWGHDALDGHALGEELASQIKAHMNAHNARFQFIREPGSGGQDSGGHRVLIAESTPGHEALYATTIGSVSDLLSLDVSHPETIPGATTLDSPVALICTHGKRDVCCALKGRPVAALLSQHASGSSDGADAPETTSARVWETSHTGGHRFAPAMIVLPWGFTYGRAGAQAARQIWDLAVDGQVELDLLRGRSAFSKPGQAAEVAVRSRFHLTGVADVVAVENTSETVFRVVCADGSAHSVEVVQTASDLPARPATCGKGDKKVKVFRATLL, via the coding sequence ATGACAGCGTGCTCTGACTTTTTTGATGAGCCTCTTCCCGGGACTGCTCTTGAAGCGACCCTGTGGGTATGTGTGGAGTTCAGCCACGGTTGGGGGCATGATGCTTTAGATGGCCATGCCTTGGGCGAGGAACTGGCATCCCAGATCAAAGCCCACATGAACGCGCACAACGCGCGGTTCCAGTTCATTCGCGAACCTGGCTCAGGCGGTCAAGACTCAGGCGGCCACCGCGTCCTCATCGCCGAGTCGACTCCTGGCCATGAGGCTCTTTACGCCACTACTATCGGTAGCGTCTCGGACCTTCTGTCCTTGGACGTGTCCCATCCGGAAACGATTCCGGGCGCAACTACCCTCGACTCCCCCGTCGCTCTGATCTGTACGCATGGCAAGCGCGACGTGTGCTGTGCACTGAAAGGTCGTCCGGTTGCAGCGCTCCTTTCGCAGCACGCCAGCGGGTCATCGGACGGTGCAGACGCGCCGGAAACCACCTCGGCCCGGGTATGGGAAACCAGCCACACGGGCGGGCACCGGTTCGCACCTGCCATGATCGTCCTCCCCTGGGGATTCACGTACGGGCGGGCGGGCGCGCAGGCGGCGCGCCAGATCTGGGATCTGGCGGTTGATGGTCAGGTTGAGTTGGATCTGTTGCGTGGGCGCAGTGCGTTTTCCAAGCCGGGGCAGGCCGCCGAGGTGGCAGTGCGGTCTCGCTTTCACCTCACCGGGGTTGCCGATGTGGTTGCGGTGGAGAACACGAGTGAGACGGTGTTCCGGGTCGTGTGCGCAGATGGAAGCGCCCACTCGGTTGAGGTCGTGCAGACGGCGAGCGACCTGCCCGCGCGTCCTGCCACGTGCGGCAAGGGTGATAAAAAGGTCAAGGTGTTCCGCGCTACGTTGCTATGA